A region from the Desulfomarina profundi genome encodes:
- a CDS encoding flagellar M-ring protein FliF C-terminal domain-containing protein yields the protein MTNYEISKTISKTVNPVGTITKLSVSVLVADRVKVDKDGKPVSTTPRTEEELKSIENMIARAIGLTPERGDMINVLSMPFVETDKAIIEENALGTHPLYEYLPFIKYGLVSLGILFLYFLLIRPVIKTMKGEVKEHYKTVEQLEQEQRQALENKEEEEIILPPVDDAITTLRREVLQNHVPTAFIVKNWIQEG from the coding sequence ATCACCAACTATGAAATCAGTAAAACAATCAGTAAAACCGTGAATCCTGTGGGAACAATAACGAAACTATCGGTTTCTGTTCTTGTTGCAGATCGTGTCAAGGTTGATAAGGACGGCAAACCAGTATCAACTACTCCCCGCACTGAAGAAGAGTTAAAATCAATAGAAAACATGATAGCCAGGGCAATAGGACTTACCCCTGAAAGGGGGGACATGATTAATGTTCTCTCCATGCCCTTTGTTGAAACAGACAAGGCGATTATTGAAGAGAACGCTCTTGGAACTCATCCACTCTATGAATATCTCCCTTTTATTAAGTACGGACTGGTATCGCTTGGAATCCTGTTCCTCTACTTCCTGCTTATAAGGCCTGTCATAAAAACTATGAAAGGAGAGGTCAAAGAGCACTATAAAACCGTTGAACAGCTGGAACAGGAGCAACGGCAAGCTCTTGAAAACAAAGAGGAGGAAGAGATAATTCTTCCTCCTGTTGATGATGCGATAACCACCCTGAGAAGAGAAGTACTTCAAAATCATGTTCCGACCGCTTTTATTGTAAAAAACTGGATACAGGAAGGATAA
- the fliF gene encoding flagellar basal-body MS-ring/collar protein FliF has translation MAAEEQKIPETSEQIENLPQEAAESKNIFKLIQQWPLSRKIATGAIILISIALFGVLIFQARTADQQLLYANLSISDASSVTSWLKARKIPYSLKHGGRDIWISADQIYQTRLDLAANGLPSGEGVGFEIFDKQSFALTDFVQKVNHTRALQGELSRTITSLGPVESTRVHLALPEKRLFKSQQKKATASVIITLVPGRKLDEKQVQGIIHLVAGSVTGLEPDNVNIIDSNGVILESLKEKDRDNLLPVDMLTYQQELEHRLEMRAQDLLDKTMGKDHAMVRVTASLDFSKNEKTQELYDADDPVIRSEQINQENSGSVNAGGFPEYSQTLTGALSG, from the coding sequence ATGGCGGCAGAAGAACAGAAAATTCCTGAAACTTCAGAACAGATCGAAAACCTTCCACAGGAAGCGGCTGAATCAAAAAATATTTTCAAATTGATTCAACAATGGCCTTTATCACGAAAAATTGCCACTGGAGCGATTATTCTCATATCCATCGCCCTGTTTGGAGTATTGATCTTTCAGGCAAGAACGGCGGATCAACAGCTTCTTTATGCTAATCTTTCCATCAGTGATGCCTCGTCGGTCACAAGCTGGCTCAAAGCCAGAAAAATCCCCTATTCACTGAAACATGGCGGTCGTGATATCTGGATTTCTGCAGACCAGATTTATCAGACCAGACTTGATCTCGCCGCCAACGGTTTACCCAGTGGCGAAGGAGTCGGTTTTGAAATATTTGACAAACAGAGTTTTGCCTTAACTGATTTCGTTCAGAAGGTGAATCACACCAGGGCTCTGCAGGGAGAACTGTCCCGAACGATTACGTCTCTCGGTCCCGTGGAATCAACACGTGTACACCTGGCTCTTCCTGAGAAAAGACTTTTTAAGAGCCAGCAGAAAAAAGCCACAGCATCCGTCATCATCACCCTGGTTCCTGGCAGGAAACTTGATGAAAAACAGGTCCAGGGTATTATCCATCTCGTTGCCGGTTCAGTCACTGGTCTTGAACCTGATAATGTCAATATCATCGATTCAAACGGGGTTATTCTTGAAAGCCTGAAGGAAAAAGACAGAGATAACCTCCTCCCTGTTGACATGCTCACTTATCAGCAGGAACTTGAACATCGACTTGAAATGAGGGCCCAGGACCTGCTTGATAAAACCATGGGAAAAGACCATGCCATGGTCAGGGTTACCGCCTCCCTTGATTTTTCCAAGAATGAAAAAACGCAGGAATTGTATGACGCAGATGACCCGGTTATCCGCAGTGAACAGATAAACCAGGAGAACAGTGGAAGTGTCAATGCGGGGGGATTCCCGGAGTACAGTCAAACCTTAACGGGGGCACTCTCGGGGTGA
- the fliE gene encoding flagellar hook-basal body complex protein FliE, whose amino-acid sequence MNTIKNSLLSPVIPEGASSSPGSSVKQAKSSFGDILSNLVTSVNDSQKAGDIAVEQLQSGDASHLHDVMIAVEEADISLRMLVQMRNKALSAYEEIMRMQL is encoded by the coding sequence ATGAACACAATAAAAAATTCTTTATTGTCACCAGTAATTCCCGAGGGGGCTTCCTCCTCTCCCGGAAGCAGTGTTAAACAGGCGAAAAGCAGTTTTGGTGACATTCTCTCCAATCTTGTGACTTCCGTCAATGATTCCCAGAAAGCTGGTGATATTGCAGTGGAACAGTTGCAGAGTGGTGATGCCAGTCATCTTCACGATGTGATGATTGCTGTTGAAGAGGCGGATATTTCCCTTCGAATGCTTGTGCAGATGCGAAACAAGGCGCTCTCTGCTTATGAAGAAATAATGAGAATGCAGCTCTGA
- the flgB gene encoding flagellar basal body rod protein FlgB yields MDPIRPFDSQMALLKKVLDLRADKSQIISANIANAETPGYSRAVFDFEDELDNAIHRGKTIDLAKSNEKHITLAPANFESVVGKVTHVQDKTGIGDRNGVNVAQEMIDLSENEIMYETSAQLLKKKLNLLKYVISGGQ; encoded by the coding sequence ATGGACCCGATCAGACCCTTTGATTCCCAGATGGCCCTTTTAAAAAAAGTCCTGGACCTACGGGCAGACAAATCCCAGATAATTTCAGCAAATATTGCCAATGCTGAAACTCCCGGATATTCAAGGGCGGTTTTTGACTTTGAAGATGAGTTGGACAATGCTATCCATCGAGGAAAAACCATTGATCTTGCCAAATCCAACGAAAAACACATCACTCTTGCTCCCGCCAATTTTGAATCAGTTGTCGGAAAAGTGACCCATGTTCAGGATAAGACAGGAATAGGAGACCGGAACGGAGTAAACGTAGCCCAGGAAATGATTGATCTCTCTGAAAATGAGATTATGTACGAAACCAGCGCCCAGCTCTTAAAGAAAAAACTCAATCTTCTCAAATATGTGATTTCGGGTGGACAGTAA
- a CDS encoding tetratricopeptide repeat protein codes for MKKLFSYIIFAVLIAGTPASASELLRVSRAESGDMIQLYFLFDKAPTFSKTINERRLNLIFNQTELKKKITFFKPDDKIVKILSRMENGNFILSLFFRYTPQHYTVSRNDDDKIVVEILPGNKYSKSYQNLAKKLEGLTVIDRSRVDYTNPYIFSPYVKNWMTFFARYESPVSISIPVTFTLPPFPIIGMLPPDKEKNLQLLSPELFKLADEGLWEHLATRILEQLKSEKNVETQKKLALCYGEVLFRADNFVGAYKQLYLLQEKYRDELIGSFAKYVLLLLRAIHEDPHIAEFEMTALAENISQSNPLAPYLHLSRIETSLASSKFSAMNSLLLQDDIAFPPSIEEVREIRQADYWYGINQPVKAYAAYRLVADSEHLVKQPYSLNGNCATLYSQKKFIKSSSCYDQLSTLVLNKNSLGMIRYRADMSRLKFMPGEKLIDGFTQIENAFPGTEAGNRAAIKKTDLLLLQKSSALDWALKSYSSIYEKAIAREPKEEALFKQALVLSLLNRKGESIALLQQLTREFRYGHVLSSAQALLIDLLPGEIKRLVEKKQYLKALVLAKQNKELFRKNWLDSRYLVDIAKAYDEIGVYEEAQRLYLYLIEISEVDQREQFFLPLVRASFNHGNYTLVEDFAAQYTFNYPHGKYTEDILLLRLKAFINQERFTEALRLLPSPLPKKKDFYKLAATIYYRTDDFKKCAEVFESLEKLDYQLSQEELVMLGESLMKTEQYDRAESVFLKIKATNPFYDQSLFHLAELERRKGNEKKALRLFRKIAEKGTNNRWRDFARKALEFEKTASGLQVGLQ; via the coding sequence ATGAAGAAATTATTTTCATATATCATTTTTGCTGTTCTCATTGCCGGAACACCTGCTTCCGCTTCGGAGCTGCTTCGGGTTTCCCGGGCGGAATCCGGTGATATGATACAGCTTTATTTTCTTTTTGATAAAGCCCCAACATTTTCTAAAACAATTAATGAGAGGCGTCTGAATCTTATATTCAACCAAACAGAGCTTAAGAAAAAAATTACTTTTTTCAAGCCAGACGACAAAATAGTCAAAATTTTGTCTCGGATGGAAAATGGTAATTTTATACTTTCTCTTTTTTTCCGATATACCCCACAGCACTACACTGTATCCAGAAATGACGACGATAAGATCGTTGTTGAAATTCTCCCCGGAAACAAATATTCAAAGTCTTATCAAAATCTTGCAAAAAAACTGGAAGGGTTGACTGTTATTGACAGGAGCAGGGTTGATTATACAAATCCGTATATATTTTCCCCTTATGTCAAGAACTGGATGACGTTTTTTGCCAGATATGAATCTCCAGTGTCAATCAGTATACCTGTAACTTTCACCCTCCCGCCTTTTCCGATCATCGGAATGCTGCCACCCGATAAGGAAAAAAACCTGCAACTCCTTTCCCCGGAGCTGTTCAAACTTGCCGATGAGGGGTTGTGGGAGCATCTTGCCACCAGGATTCTTGAACAACTCAAGTCAGAAAAAAATGTTGAGACACAAAAAAAATTAGCCCTCTGTTATGGTGAGGTCCTCTTCAGGGCTGATAATTTTGTCGGTGCCTATAAACAACTTTACCTCCTCCAGGAAAAATACAGGGATGAGCTTATTGGTAGTTTTGCAAAATATGTTCTCCTGTTGCTGCGGGCAATCCATGAGGATCCACATATAGCAGAATTTGAAATGACTGCTCTTGCAGAAAACATAAGTCAATCCAATCCGCTGGCACCTTATCTTCATCTTTCACGGATAGAAACCTCACTTGCATCTTCAAAATTTTCTGCAATGAACAGCCTTCTTCTTCAAGATGATATTGCCTTTCCTCCTTCCATTGAAGAAGTCAGGGAAATCCGGCAGGCAGATTACTGGTATGGAATTAATCAACCTGTAAAAGCTTATGCCGCATATCGACTTGTTGCAGATTCCGAACATCTTGTAAAGCAGCCCTATTCCCTGAACGGCAACTGTGCAACTCTGTACAGTCAAAAGAAATTTATTAAAAGCAGCAGTTGCTACGATCAACTGTCGACACTGGTACTCAATAAAAATTCCCTTGGTATGATCCGTTACCGTGCAGACATGTCCAGGCTTAAATTCATGCCGGGGGAAAAACTGATAGACGGATTTACCCAGATTGAAAATGCATTTCCCGGAACAGAAGCCGGTAACAGGGCTGCAATAAAAAAAACAGACCTTCTGCTGCTTCAGAAAAGTTCGGCCCTGGACTGGGCTCTCAAAAGTTATTCATCAATTTATGAAAAAGCTATTGCCAGAGAACCGAAGGAAGAAGCCCTCTTTAAACAAGCCCTGGTTCTGTCTCTTTTAAACAGAAAAGGTGAATCAATAGCACTTTTACAACAACTTACCAGGGAATTCAGATACGGACATGTACTTTCATCAGCCCAGGCACTGCTCATTGACCTGTTGCCGGGTGAAATAAAAAGGCTTGTGGAGAAAAAACAATATTTAAAGGCACTTGTTCTTGCCAAACAGAACAAGGAACTCTTCAGGAAAAACTGGCTGGACAGCAGGTATCTCGTGGATATTGCGAAGGCCTATGATGAAATCGGCGTTTATGAGGAAGCCCAGAGGCTTTATCTGTATCTCATTGAGATTTCAGAAGTTGATCAAAGGGAGCAATTCTTTCTTCCTCTCGTCAGGGCCTCTTTCAATCATGGTAATTATACTCTTGTGGAGGATTTCGCTGCCCAATACACATTCAATTATCCCCACGGCAAATATACGGAAGACATTCTTCTGCTCCGCCTGAAGGCATTTATCAATCAGGAACGGTTTACCGAAGCTCTACGCCTCCTCCCGAGTCCCCTTCCGAAAAAAAAGGATTTTTATAAGCTTGCGGCCACCATTTATTACAGAACAGATGATTTTAAAAAATGTGCAGAAGTTTTCGAGTCTCTGGAAAAGTTAGACTACCAACTCAGCCAGGAAGAACTGGTTATGTTGGGTGAAAGTCTGATGAAAACTGAACAATATGACAGGGCAGAATCTGTTTTTCTTAAAATAAAAGCAACAAACCCATTCTATGACCAAAGCCTTTTTCATCTGGCAGAATTGGAAAGACGAAAGGGAAATGAAAAAAAAGCGCTAAGATTATTCAGAAAAATTGCCGAAAAAGGCACTAACAATAGATGGAGAGATTTTGCCCGAAAAGCCCTGGAATTTGAAAAGACGGCATCAGGGCTGCAAGTCGGCCTGCAATAA
- a CDS encoding response regulator, with protein MGKNVLLVDDSSTMRKIIGRSLRQAGIEFDNIFEAADGLEALEVLEKENVDIVLSDINMPNMDGISFLREKSTRDGIKDIPVLMISTETGDDIIGEAKSLGAVGAIKKPFTPDKVNEVLGPLL; from the coding sequence ATGGGAAAGAATGTACTGCTGGTTGATGATTCAAGTACAATGAGAAAAATTATCGGTCGGTCACTGCGACAGGCAGGGATTGAGTTTGACAATATATTTGAGGCCGCTGATGGGCTTGAGGCCCTGGAAGTATTGGAAAAAGAAAATGTTGATATTGTCCTCAGTGATATCAACATGCCCAATATGGATGGAATTTCCTTCCTGAGGGAGAAATCCACGAGGGATGGCATCAAAGATATACCTGTTTTAATGATATCAACTGAAACAGGTGATGATATTATCGGAGAAGCCAAGTCTCTTGGTGCCGTCGGAGCTATAAAAAAGCCCTTCACACCTGACAAAGTAAACGAAGTTCTTGGTCCTTTACTTTAA
- a CDS encoding chemotaxis protein CheX, with product MDISKNMIDSAKEIFSTMVMMEIEVAGDLLKETAPLSDSISGVIGLVGTHKGVLAIHLPQNVAMAVTGSFLGMDVEEVNEDVEDAVGELANMLAGDVKTALAANGRDIDISLPTIIAGREYDFQPTGETERIIIPFGCSAGNFSVELQLER from the coding sequence GTGGATATCAGTAAAAACATGATTGACTCGGCAAAAGAAATTTTTTCCACGATGGTCATGATGGAGATTGAAGTGGCTGGAGATCTGTTAAAAGAGACTGCCCCTCTCTCTGATTCTATTTCGGGAGTTATTGGGCTGGTCGGAACCCACAAAGGTGTTCTGGCCATCCACTTGCCCCAGAATGTTGCAATGGCTGTTACTGGAAGCTTTCTTGGCATGGATGTTGAAGAAGTGAATGAAGACGTGGAAGACGCCGTTGGAGAACTTGCCAATATGCTAGCCGGAGACGTTAAAACAGCGCTCGCTGCAAACGGTAGAGATATTGATATTTCTCTGCCGACAATTATTGCAGGGCGTGAATATGATTTCCAGCCGACCGGAGAAACAGAAAGGATTATAATTCCTTTCGGCTGCAGTGCAGGCAATTTTTCCGTTGAACTGCAGTTGGAACGATAA
- a CDS encoding chemotaxis protein CheX, which produces MAGEFNIGEEIIAGIKEVFSTMLMVDLQAEEVIENGECEISSNLTSMIGLGGGIRGMLAIHCPADVARGITSGLLGMEIQELDEDVKDAVGEVANMVAGNLKVSYAKNGIDIELAIPTSIVGDSFAVSGMADAHRVVAVMKAPEGPLWIELLFI; this is translated from the coding sequence ATGGCTGGCGAATTCAATATTGGTGAAGAAATAATTGCCGGGATAAAAGAAGTATTTTCGACCATGCTCATGGTCGATCTGCAGGCTGAAGAGGTCATAGAAAATGGAGAATGTGAAATCTCCTCTAATCTCACAAGCATGATAGGTCTTGGCGGAGGAATCCGGGGAATGCTGGCTATCCACTGTCCTGCTGATGTTGCTCGTGGAATTACCAGTGGTTTGCTGGGAATGGAAATTCAAGAGCTTGACGAGGATGTAAAAGATGCTGTTGGTGAAGTCGCAAATATGGTTGCCGGTAATTTAAAGGTTTCTTATGCGAAAAATGGTATCGACATAGAGTTAGCTATTCCTACTTCCATTGTTGGTGATTCCTTTGCTGTGAGCGGTATGGCCGATGCTCATCGCGTCGTTGCTGTTATGAAAGCACCGGAAGGGCCCCTGTGGATTGAACTGCTGTTTATCTGA
- a CDS encoding sigma-54 interaction domain-containing protein: protein MTEESSKSAFHGMIGASDPMRNLFELITKIAEDDYSTVLIRGESGTGKEMVAKAIHAQSKRKDRNFVPVNCAAIPDDLLESELFGYTKGAFTGANTNKPGRIQYADQGTLFLDEIGDMKASLQAKLLRVLQEKEFEPVGAFKAIPIDTRILAATHCDLEQLVSEGKFREDLYYRLSVIPVNIPSLKDRTEDIPLLVNSFIETYTLKRGREKFTFSREAIESLIYYEWRGNVRELENLVQHMSILFSGKEVNLTDLPEKFHSVKIPEQKACTSESPAPSAAAENQDSEKTILTQLDWEEGQVNFKELINDFETQLIVQAMKKTDGNKKEAARLLNLKRTTLLEKIKKKKINGLWEEN, encoded by the coding sequence GTGACAGAAGAATCTTCAAAATCCGCATTCCACGGCATGATAGGAGCCAGTGATCCCATGCGGAATCTCTTTGAGCTGATAACAAAAATTGCTGAAGATGATTACTCAACCGTTCTCATCAGAGGCGAATCCGGTACCGGCAAAGAGATGGTCGCCAAGGCAATTCATGCCCAGTCGAAAAGAAAAGACAGAAATTTTGTTCCGGTAAACTGTGCAGCTATTCCAGATGACCTCCTGGAAAGTGAACTTTTCGGGTACACCAAAGGTGCCTTCACCGGGGCGAACACCAATAAACCGGGAAGAATACAATACGCAGACCAGGGTACTCTTTTTCTTGATGAAATTGGAGACATGAAAGCTTCCCTGCAGGCAAAACTGTTACGCGTACTGCAGGAAAAAGAATTCGAACCTGTCGGAGCCTTCAAGGCTATTCCCATCGATACCCGTATCCTTGCAGCCACTCATTGTGATCTCGAACAACTTGTCAGTGAAGGAAAATTCAGAGAAGACCTCTATTACCGTCTCAGCGTCATACCAGTCAATATTCCTTCACTGAAGGACAGAACTGAAGATATTCCCCTACTGGTTAATTCCTTTATTGAAACGTATACGCTCAAACGTGGCAGAGAAAAATTCACCTTTTCCAGGGAGGCAATTGAATCCCTCATTTATTATGAATGGAGGGGGAATGTCCGGGAACTGGAAAATCTTGTCCAACATATGAGTATTCTTTTCAGCGGGAAGGAAGTCAACCTTACCGATCTTCCTGAAAAATTCCATTCAGTCAAAATACCTGAGCAAAAAGCATGTACATCCGAATCTCCAGCTCCTTCAGCTGCAGCTGAAAACCAGGACAGTGAAAAAACGATCCTCACGCAACTGGACTGGGAAGAAGGTCAAGTCAATTTCAAGGAATTGATCAATGATTTTGAAACTCAACTTATTGTGCAGGCCATGAAAAAAACAGATGGAAACAAAAAAGAAGCAGCCCGCCTGCTCAATCTGAAACGAACTACTCTGCTGGAAAAAATCAAGAAAAAGAAAATCAACGGGCTGTGGGAAGAAAACTGA
- a CDS encoding cyclic nucleotide-binding domain-containing protein — MTPETLTESEEETRSFLISLPIFDSFNVTELSILAQHMSYVHLQRGEHLFVEGDQGTFMGFVVNGVLEVQKRGDLGENIVLARLTRGSSIGEMALIDKSPRSATVIAKQATTMVTLTDKGFDLLAEKMPTLGIKIIKKIARLLSLNMRRTTSKLADLMQSSH; from the coding sequence ATGACTCCTGAAACGCTCACTGAATCAGAAGAAGAGACCCGTTCTTTTCTTATCAGTTTACCGATTTTTGACAGTTTCAATGTGACGGAGCTCTCTATCCTTGCTCAGCACATGAGCTATGTGCACCTGCAACGGGGAGAGCACCTCTTTGTTGAGGGAGACCAAGGGACTTTCATGGGTTTTGTTGTCAATGGTGTTCTGGAAGTGCAGAAAAGAGGTGATCTCGGTGAAAATATAGTCCTCGCACGCCTTACCCGGGGAAGCTCAATAGGCGAAATGGCACTCATAGACAAATCCCCAAGATCTGCCACCGTCATAGCAAAACAGGCCACAACCATGGTAACCCTCACAGATAAGGGGTTTGATCTACTTGCAGAAAAAATGCCGACGCTGGGGATTAAGATAATAAAAAAAATTGCCCGTTTACTGAGCTTGAATATGAGAAGAACAACGAGTAAACTAGCTGATCTTATGCAGTCTTCCCATTAA
- a CDS encoding thermonuclease family protein, giving the protein MNLKLLSHIFTVFLIICGTDICFASPFIAKVSRIIDGDSIVVLRDQEKIEVRLYGIDSPEWRQTFSREARSCLFRAVYEKNVMVFPQYYDSYGRLVAHIERDGENINGYLVEHGCAWVYPHFCRQKICDRWYKKQKKAKQEHEGLWQEEKPVSPWIWKRMKKKKNGTVFSGWLKGK; this is encoded by the coding sequence ATGAATCTTAAACTGCTATCGCACATTTTTACAGTTTTTCTTATTATCTGCGGTACGGATATATGTTTTGCATCACCTTTTATAGCGAAAGTGTCAAGGATAATTGACGGTGATTCAATTGTTGTTTTAAGAGATCAGGAAAAAATTGAAGTACGTTTGTATGGTATAGACTCCCCTGAGTGGAGGCAAACTTTTTCCAGAGAGGCACGTTCATGCCTCTTTCGGGCAGTTTATGAAAAGAACGTAATGGTTTTTCCTCAATATTATGATTCCTACGGGAGACTGGTTGCCCATATTGAGCGAGACGGGGAAAATATCAATGGTTATCTGGTTGAACACGGATGTGCCTGGGTTTACCCCCATTTCTGCAGACAGAAAATATGCGATAGATGGTATAAAAAACAGAAAAAGGCAAAACAGGAACATGAGGGGTTGTGGCAGGAAGAAAAACCTGTTTCTCCCTGGATCTGGAAAAGGATGAAAAAAAAGAAAAACGGGACAGTTTTTTCTGGCTGGTTGAAAGGAAAATAA
- a CDS encoding pentapeptide repeat-containing protein: protein MRLGLCVLLSAVISTVVFSGKISSGAESVTSHENLQKLIKTNSCKGCDLSGVNLNRIDLSHADLEGANLEQAKLYLTDLSSANLRNANLKGVVFGGTDLGGADLRGADLRGAVLDGAYLGGAFLDGMMVTTQLSGNSDLTGIEQEVYIEDPGKPKKKPVKNEVVVGKRRVFREPPPVLKKTEITKLEETYPKPPKIKKAHMPGKINLGIKIENTVRENNNSQNEEYLGQTGEKKENIILSKEKMKVLQKFLDTGRCYGCNLSGIDFSGKDLEDSDLEKADLTGCSFAGADLEGANLKGAVLIRANLRKADLRDADMYKADLTGANLTGTRMEGALLDGAVLPDSIGILNP, encoded by the coding sequence ATGAGGTTGGGACTTTGCGTGTTGTTGTCTGCAGTTATTTCCACAGTGGTTTTTTCAGGGAAAATATCGAGTGGAGCTGAAAGTGTAACTTCTCATGAGAATCTGCAAAAATTAATTAAAACCAATAGCTGCAAAGGCTGCGATCTTTCAGGGGTAAACCTCAACAGGATTGATCTTTCCCATGCTGATCTTGAGGGAGCAAACCTTGAACAGGCCAAACTGTATCTGACTGATCTTTCTTCGGCCAATCTTCGTAATGCAAATCTAAAAGGAGTGGTTTTCGGTGGTACCGATCTGGGTGGTGCTGATCTGAGAGGTGCCGATTTAAGGGGAGCAGTTCTTGACGGCGCGTATCTTGGTGGTGCTTTTCTTGATGGAATGATGGTCACCACTCAGTTGTCCGGGAATTCAGACCTTACCGGAATTGAGCAGGAAGTCTATATAGAAGATCCTGGAAAACCCAAAAAGAAACCTGTTAAAAATGAGGTGGTAGTGGGGAAGAGAAGAGTTTTTCGGGAACCTCCTCCAGTACTGAAAAAAACGGAGATTACAAAACTCGAGGAAACCTATCCAAAGCCACCGAAAATAAAAAAGGCTCACATGCCTGGGAAAATCAATCTTGGAATAAAGATTGAAAATACAGTGAGGGAAAACAACAATTCCCAAAACGAAGAATACCTTGGCCAAACAGGAGAAAAAAAGGAAAACATCATTTTAAGTAAAGAAAAAATGAAGGTACTGCAGAAATTTCTGGATACCGGCCGCTGCTACGGATGCAATCTTTCCGGGATTGATTTTTCCGGGAAAGACCTGGAAGATTCGGATCTGGAAAAAGCAGATCTGACCGGGTGCAGTTTTGCAGGAGCGGATCTGGAAGGGGCAAATCTCAAAGGTGCAGTACTGATCCGTGCCAATCTGAGGAAAGCTGACTTAAGAGATGCTGATATGTACAAAGCGGATTTAACCGGAGCCAATTTGACTGGTACCCGTATGGAAGGGGCACTTCTGGATGGTGCTGTCCTGCCGGATTCTATTGGAATCCTGAATCCGTGA
- a CDS encoding response regulator has protein sequence MKNLSILVVDDDPVIRRLLEQRLAKENHEVVVAEDGYVAEKFMRTRFFDVVLTDLMMPGDIGGIEVLEIAKEISNKTEVVLITAHSSVDTAVEAMKKGAVDYLEKPINFDELFLRLNKIANLQSILESARDLEHAMNTTETEASVTIQNLELQVAALQEQLDTIENILRDESLLDDTRIVKALDTLAEIQ, from the coding sequence ATGAAAAACTTATCCATCCTTGTCGTTGACGATGATCCTGTTATACGGCGTCTTCTTGAGCAACGGTTGGCAAAGGAAAATCATGAAGTAGTTGTTGCAGAAGATGGTTATGTTGCAGAAAAATTCATGAGGACCCGTTTTTTTGATGTCGTTCTAACCGACCTGATGATGCCCGGTGATATCGGAGGCATTGAGGTACTCGAAATTGCAAAAGAAATAAGCAATAAAACGGAAGTAGTGCTTATTACGGCACATTCATCTGTGGATACCGCAGTTGAGGCAATGAAAAAAGGAGCCGTAGATTATCTGGAAAAACCGATCAATTTTGATGAGCTTTTTCTCCGACTCAATAAAATCGCGAACCTGCAGTCCATCCTGGAAAGTGCCAGGGATCTTGAACACGCGATGAATACTACGGAGACAGAAGCCTCAGTTACAATTCAGAATCTCGAGCTTCAGGTTGCCGCATTGCAGGAACAACTTGATACTATAGAAAATATCCTGAGAGATGAAAGTCTTCTTGACGATACCAGGATAGTCAAAGCTCTTGATACACTGGCAGAAATTCAATGA